Part of the Paenibacillus terrae HPL-003 genome is shown below.
TAATCGGCTGCACCTTATTTTGTGCTACTGGCTGCCCGCATGCGCCCAGCAGTAAGGCAAAAATAGCGACAATGGGAACCCACCTCAATGTTAATAACTGAACCTGTTTCTTCATGACATATCACCTCAGCATAATTTGCAAATCCCCAACATCTTTATATCGGTTATAAAGTCATTTTTTTTCATAAGATTTTCTGTAAATTCATTGTAAATGAAGAATTACAATATGATCATATTTCCCATTTTGTATATGGAGTCTCTTATAAGTGCAGGCATCATGTTTAAAAATAAAAGGGACTGACTACCGGATTTCATCTCGTCGCCCGGTAGTTCAGTCCCTTTTATCATTTGCTCCTGCTCCATTTGGAGGCAATCACGTCGGCTTTACTTTCTATTCGATCCATGACCTCCTCACGGCGTTTAGCCTTGAATAAATCAATCATGTCCACCAAGTCGTCGCGGTCCAATAGCTTAACTCCGTTGACAGCAGCGAGTGTTTTACAAGATTCCGTGTAGCGCCCGGAAGTGATGACAACAGACTTGTCAGCCGCATAATAACGCATGGAGGTATAAGTTTCCTGTACCGCGCCCAAACCGACCGGATTTTGTACAGCATAACGCTTGGCCTGAATTACAACTCTGATACCTTCACGGTCTGTAAACACCAGATCCGCTCCAAAATCCCGGCTACTGGTCGTTTTGTAGATGTCCTTATAGCCGAGCGCAGATAACAACCGTTGCAGATAAAGCTCAAATTCCGAGCCATCCTCCATGCGGTCTATATCCTGAATCCCGATTTTTCGCGGGTCCAGATCACGTAAAATCCGATTTC
Proteins encoded:
- a CDS encoding restriction endonuclease is translated as MLLEQLSAYKELGIGFIVLLLLLVLIIRELIRRRRNRILRDLDPRKIGIQDIDRMEDGSEFELYLQRLLSALGYKDIYKTTSSRDFGADLVFTDREGIRVVIQAKRYAVQNPVGLGAVQETYTSMRYYAADKSVVITSGRYTESCKTLAAVNGVKLLDRDDLVDMIDLFKAKRREEVMDRIESKADVIASKWSRSK